The following are encoded together in the Pedobacter sp. D749 genome:
- a CDS encoding DinB family protein has protein sequence MKKSDFLANRLKEIFLNGYWIANTNYRDQLEKITWQQAIHQVENLNTIAALTYHINYYLAGILTVFNCGLLEIKDQYSFDLPPIHSEADWNKLASELFDNASVFAIAVEKMPDEKLDEIFVNEKYGTYLRNLEAVIEHSYYHLGQIVLIKKLILAAGK, from the coding sequence ATGAAAAAATCTGATTTTCTAGCAAATCGATTAAAAGAGATTTTTTTAAATGGCTATTGGATAGCGAATACCAATTATAGAGATCAGTTAGAAAAAATTACCTGGCAACAGGCCATTCATCAGGTAGAAAATTTAAATACCATTGCTGCCCTAACCTATCATATCAATTATTATTTAGCCGGAATTTTAACTGTATTTAATTGTGGTCTGCTAGAAATAAAAGACCAATATAGTTTCGATCTTCCACCTATACATTCGGAAGCTGATTGGAATAAATTAGCTTCTGAATTATTTGACAATGCTTCAGTTTTTGCTATCGCAGTGGAAAAAATGCCAGATGAAAAGTTAGACGAGATATTTGTAAACGAAAAGTATGGCACTTACCTAAGGAATTTAGAAGCTGTAATTGAACACAGTTATTACCACTTAGGGCAGATTGTGCTCATCAAAAAATTGATTTTGGCAGCAGGGAAATAA
- a CDS encoding HAD domain-containing protein encodes MFLLLDIDGVMVPANSWRRPEILADGFVEFNPKAVKALNKILYNHDFEIVLTTSHKFKYSLNQWLDIFKTRNISLNKIGRLPDNIDLVNRKSEILNWFKSQGNNDDFIILDDDKSLNDLPQSLKQRLIQTSASVGLTDYLADEVIELAEKSHNEFA; translated from the coding sequence ATGTTTTTATTATTAGACATAGACGGAGTAATGGTACCTGCTAACTCATGGAGAAGACCAGAGATTTTAGCAGATGGCTTTGTTGAGTTTAATCCAAAAGCAGTTAAAGCACTAAATAAAATCCTCTATAATCATGATTTTGAAATTGTTCTTACCACTTCGCACAAGTTTAAGTACAGCTTGAATCAATGGCTCGATATTTTTAAAACAAGAAATATCAGCTTAAACAAAATTGGCCGCCTTCCAGATAACATCGATTTAGTGAACAGAAAGAGTGAGATTCTAAACTGGTTTAAATCACAAGGCAACAATGATGATTTCATTATCCTTGACGACGATAAATCGCTTAATGATTTGCCTCAATCTTTAAAACAGCGATTGATCCAAACCAGCGCATCGGTTGGTTTAACTGATTATTTAGCAGATGAGGTAATCGAACTTGCTGAAAAAAGTCATAACGAATTTGCTTAA
- a CDS encoding GNAT family N-acetyltransferase — protein sequence MDFFEEVGKVAIGSRLRMLTDKVTEDAAKIYKLYHIDMQPKWFPVFYALVREKEKTITELARDIGHSHPSVSKIISEMLKKGYIKESKDKADGRRNVVSLSKKGVEISKEIKDQLIDVNAAIEEISAQAQHKLWEAIGEWEFLLEQKNLLRRVIEKKKERDSLKVEIVDYLPKYQEIFRSLNVEWISTYFTMEESDYKALDDPQGYILDKGGFILVALYEGEPLGVCALIKMDDDEYDFELAKMAVSPKAQGKNVGFLLASAIVEKARSLGASKIYLESNTILKPAINLYHKLGFKKVAGKPTPYARCNIQMELVL from the coding sequence ATGGACTTTTTTGAAGAAGTAGGTAAAGTAGCTATTGGTAGCAGGTTAAGGATGTTGACCGATAAGGTGACTGAAGATGCCGCAAAAATTTATAAGTTGTATCATATTGACATGCAGCCCAAGTGGTTTCCTGTATTTTATGCTTTAGTCCGGGAAAAAGAAAAAACTATTACCGAACTGGCTAGAGATATTGGCCATTCCCATCCATCTGTCAGCAAAATTATCAGTGAGATGCTGAAAAAAGGTTATATTAAAGAAAGTAAAGACAAAGCTGACGGACGTAGAAATGTAGTGAGCCTTTCTAAAAAAGGAGTGGAGATCTCGAAAGAAATAAAAGATCAGCTCATTGATGTAAATGCCGCTATTGAAGAGATCTCGGCACAAGCACAGCATAAACTTTGGGAAGCAATAGGCGAATGGGAATTTTTATTGGAGCAAAAAAACTTATTGAGAAGGGTAATCGAAAAGAAAAAGGAAAGAGATAGTTTAAAAGTTGAAATTGTAGATTACCTGCCTAAATACCAGGAAATATTCAGGTCGCTGAATGTAGAATGGATTTCAACGTATTTTACTATGGAAGAATCTGATTATAAAGCTTTGGATGATCCTCAAGGCTATATTTTAGATAAGGGAGGTTTTATTCTTGTTGCGCTTTACGAAGGTGAACCCTTAGGCGTTTGTGCATTAATTAAGATGGATGATGACGAATATGATTTTGAACTGGCCAAAATGGCCGTATCGCCAAAAGCCCAGGGGAAAAATGTTGGGTTTTTACTGGCGAGTGCCATTGTTGAAAAAGCCAGGTCATTAGGTGCCTCTAAAATTTATTTAGAAAGCAATACCATTTTAAAACCAGCCATAAATCTTTATCACAAATTGGGTTTTAAAAAAGTGGCAGGCAAGCCTACGCCTTACGCACGATGTAATATTCAGATGGAACTAGTGCTTTAG
- the kdsB gene encoding 3-deoxy-manno-octulosonate cytidylyltransferase: protein MIDKNSSVNAKIIGIIPARYASTRFPGKPLVDIAGKTMIQRVYEQASKAESLSKVVIATDDVRIADEVTRFGGEFIFTSSNHQSGTDRCAEVIETLTGYDIVINIQGDEPFIEPAQIDLLASCFIEEKVQLATLIKSIQSQESVYNPNSPKVVIDVNGRAMYFSRSPIPFIRNGEPGVWAEKHQFYKHIGIYGYRTESLKVITKLPPSSLEIAESLEQLRWIENGFYIQTKVTDLETVAIDTPEDLLKLNNLLEALKHD from the coding sequence ATGATTGATAAAAATTCATCAGTAAATGCGAAGATCATAGGCATTATTCCGGCGCGATATGCCTCTACCCGCTTTCCGGGAAAACCTTTGGTAGATATTGCCGGAAAAACCATGATCCAAAGGGTTTATGAGCAAGCATCGAAAGCCGAAAGCTTATCAAAAGTAGTAATTGCCACCGATGATGTACGGATTGCGGATGAAGTGACCAGGTTTGGTGGAGAATTTATCTTTACCTCCTCTAATCACCAAAGCGGAACGGACAGGTGCGCAGAAGTGATTGAAACTTTAACGGGATACGATATCGTGATCAATATCCAGGGCGATGAACCTTTTATCGAACCTGCCCAGATCGATTTATTGGCAAGCTGTTTTATTGAAGAAAAAGTACAGCTAGCAACATTAATCAAATCTATTCAAAGTCAGGAAAGTGTATACAATCCCAATAGCCCTAAAGTAGTGATTGATGTGAATGGCAGGGCGATGTATTTTAGCCGCAGTCCAATCCCTTTTATCAGAAATGGTGAACCGGGTGTATGGGCAGAGAAACACCAGTTTTATAAACACATCGGGATTTACGGTTACCGCACGGAGTCGTTAAAAGTCATTACCAAACTTCCTCCATCCTCTTTAGAGATTGCCGAAAGTTTGGAACAGCTGCGCTGGATTGAAAATGGATTTTATATCCAAACCAAAGTTACCGACCTTGAAACTGTTGCTATTGATACCCCTGAAGACTTATTGAAATTAAATAATCTATTGGAGGCACTGAAGCACGACTAA
- a CDS encoding deoxynucleoside kinase: MHIAIVGNIGAGKTTLTGLLAKNYGWEALYEAVDNNPYLEDFYSDMKRWSFNLQIYFLNSRFQQITDIEVNKRNVIQDRTIYEDAHIFAENLHDMALMTTRDHDNYRAIFDNITSFIKPPDLLVYLRASVPTLVNNIQRRGREYEAGIRIDYLSKLNEKYEAWIKGYKLGKLLILDKDKLDFTNNPEDLGTVIQSIEAEINGLF; this comes from the coding sequence ATGCACATAGCAATTGTAGGAAATATAGGTGCCGGTAAAACTACCTTAACAGGCTTATTGGCTAAGAATTATGGATGGGAAGCTTTATACGAAGCTGTGGACAATAACCCTTACCTGGAAGATTTTTACAGCGACATGAAACGTTGGAGCTTTAATCTTCAGATTTATTTCCTGAACAGCCGCTTTCAGCAAATCACTGATATTGAGGTTAATAAACGTAATGTAATCCAGGACAGAACCATTTACGAGGATGCACATATTTTTGCAGAGAACCTCCACGATATGGCCTTAATGACCACCCGCGATCACGATAATTACAGGGCTATCTTTGACAATATTACCTCTTTTATTAAACCACCAGATTTATTGGTTTACCTGCGTGCATCGGTACCTACATTGGTTAACAATATCCAGCGCCGTGGCCGTGAATACGAAGCAGGTATCCGTATCGATTACCTTTCTAAACTAAACGAAAAATACGAAGCCTGGATTAAAGGGTATAAACTCGGAAAATTATTAATTTTAGATAAGGATAAATTAGATTTCACCAATAATCCGGAAGATTTAGGAACGGTAATCCAATCTATTGAGGCGGAGATTAATGGTTTATTTTAA
- the trpS gene encoding tryptophan--tRNA ligase, whose protein sequence is MKETVVSGIRSTGKLHLGNYYGAVKNFVQMQNEYNCYFFIADLHSLTTHPTPADLHGNIKHVLVEYLASGIDPENSTIYIQSDVPEIAELYLYLNMNAYMGELERSTSFKDKVRANPDNVNAGLLTYPVLMAADILIHKATKVPVGKDQEQHLEMARTFGNRFNRLYNTEYFPEPYAFSYSDKLVKVPGLDGKGKMGKSEGEANAVYLSDDPETIRKKVMRAVSDGGPTEENQPKPEPIQNLFDLMKVVSSVDTHQHFDDLYNKMQIRYGDFKKQLAEDMIIATAPMRERIQDIAKDDSYLRQVAKHGALKARESAQKTIREVRSLIGFKSF, encoded by the coding sequence ATGAAAGAAACAGTGGTGAGCGGCATTCGCTCAACAGGAAAATTACATTTGGGTAATTATTATGGTGCAGTTAAAAATTTTGTTCAAATGCAGAACGAATATAACTGCTACTTTTTTATCGCCGATTTACATTCTTTAACTACACATCCAACTCCAGCCGATTTACATGGAAATATTAAACATGTTTTGGTTGAGTACCTGGCAAGTGGAATCGATCCAGAAAATAGCACCATTTATATACAAAGTGATGTTCCCGAAATTGCGGAGCTATATTTATACCTAAATATGAACGCTTATATGGGTGAATTAGAGCGTAGTACTTCTTTTAAAGATAAAGTACGTGCCAACCCCGATAACGTAAATGCAGGTTTATTAACCTATCCGGTATTAATGGCAGCCGATATTTTAATCCATAAGGCGACCAAAGTACCTGTTGGAAAAGATCAGGAACAACATTTAGAGATGGCACGTACTTTCGGAAACCGTTTCAACAGATTGTATAATACAGAATATTTCCCTGAACCATACGCTTTTAGCTACTCTGATAAACTGGTTAAAGTACCAGGCTTAGATGGAAAAGGAAAAATGGGCAAATCAGAAGGCGAAGCCAATGCTGTATACCTGTCTGATGACCCTGAAACCATTCGTAAAAAAGTAATGAGAGCGGTTAGTGATGGTGGTCCGACGGAAGAAAACCAACCAAAACCTGAACCGATCCAGAACCTTTTCGATTTAATGAAAGTGGTATCGAGTGTAGATACTCATCAGCATTTTGACGACCTGTACAACAAAATGCAGATTCGTTATGGTGATTTCAAAAAACAACTGGCAGAAGACATGATTATTGCTACTGCGCCTATGCGTGAACGCATTCAGGACATTGCCAAAGATGATTCTTATTTAAGGCAAGTAGCTAAACATGGTGCATTAAAGGCTCGTGAAAGTGCTCAAAAAACCATCAGAGAGGTTCGCAGTTTAATCGGGTTTAAAAGTTTTTAA